One part of the Treponema peruense genome encodes these proteins:
- the clpB gene encoding ATP-dependent chaperone ClpB codes for MNYDQMTLKTQDAIQEASSIAARKDHGEIGTEHLLYALLTQKDGIIPPLVERIGVKVSAILEPLEKLLDSYPVVTGQTQVSLSSGAQKVLAKAEGEMSALKDQYLSTEHIFLAMTAFDDKTGDLLRRLGCTRQAALESLKAVRGNQSIDSQDPESKMRSLEKYCIDLTARARQDKIDPVIGRDEEIRRVMQVISRRTKNNPVLIGEPGVGKTAIVEGLARRIASGDVPESLKNKRLLSLDLGQLVAGAKFRGEFEERLKGVINEVAKSEGQIILFIDELHTIVGAGASEGSMDAGNLLKPALARGELHVIGATTLNEYRKYIEKDAALERRFQQVYCSEPTVEDTIAILRGLRDKYEIHHGVKINDEALVAAATLSNRYITNRFLPDKAIDLVDEAASRLKMEIESQPVELDQIERKILQLAIEKQSLSKEDDQASKERLEKLEKELAECKTRRDAMKLQWQNEKQVIEGSRKVKEDLEKARFDEEKCTREGNLEKAAELKYSIIPALEKKLQEEQKMTESSAKDSISDERKSLLRKEVTEEDIARVISSWTGIPVAKMMTSEKQKYLQLEEVLHRRVIGQEEAVKAVADAIRRNRAGLSDPNRPLGSFLFIGPTGVGKTELAKTLADFLFNDEKSLTRIDMSEYMEKFSVSRLIGAPPGYVGYDEGGQLTEAVRRRPYSVVLLDEVEKAHPDVFNVLLQVLDDGRLTDGQGRVVDFKNTIIIMTSNLGSDLILEAKTPEEKKALGVKLDALLKQTFRPEFLNRIDETVMFNSLGQDNIRGIVRIQLERVASRLSERRITLKFDDSAVDFIAEKGFDPAFGARPVKRAIQNYVENSLARELLEGKFPEGSDITAYRTSSGEGLEFKSA; via the coding sequence ATGAATTACGATCAAATGACGCTAAAAACCCAGGACGCGATTCAGGAAGCAAGTTCCATCGCCGCAAGAAAAGACCACGGTGAAATAGGAACAGAGCATCTTCTTTATGCTCTTCTTACACAGAAAGACGGAATTATTCCTCCGCTTGTGGAACGGATTGGTGTAAAAGTATCTGCTATACTTGAACCGCTTGAAAAACTTTTGGATTCTTATCCTGTCGTTACAGGACAGACACAGGTAAGCCTTTCTTCGGGTGCACAGAAAGTTCTTGCAAAGGCAGAAGGCGAAATGTCTGCCCTTAAGGACCAGTATCTTTCTACAGAACATATTTTCCTTGCAATGACCGCTTTTGATGACAAAACGGGTGATCTTTTGCGCCGTCTTGGCTGTACAAGGCAGGCTGCTCTTGAGTCACTGAAAGCTGTAAGGGGAAACCAGTCCATTGACTCGCAGGACCCCGAAAGCAAAATGCGCTCCCTTGAAAAATACTGTATTGATCTGACTGCACGTGCAAGACAGGACAAAATAGATCCTGTTATCGGACGCGATGAAGAAATAAGACGTGTTATGCAGGTTATAAGCCGCCGCACAAAAAACAATCCTGTTCTTATAGGTGAGCCAGGTGTCGGTAAAACAGCCATTGTAGAAGGTCTTGCCAGAAGAATCGCTTCGGGTGATGTGCCTGAAAGTCTAAAAAACAAACGCCTTCTTTCGCTTGATTTGGGACAGCTTGTTGCAGGTGCCAAGTTCCGCGGAGAATTTGAGGAAAGACTCAAGGGCGTTATAAATGAAGTTGCAAAGTCAGAAGGACAGATTATTCTGTTTATAGATGAGCTTCATACTATTGTTGGTGCAGGTGCCTCTGAAGGAAGCATGGATGCCGGAAACCTTTTGAAGCCGGCTCTGGCAAGGGGTGAACTGCATGTAATAGGTGCAACAACCCTTAACGAATACCGCAAATACATCGAAAAAGACGCCGCTCTTGAACGCAGATTTCAGCAGGTTTACTGTTCGGAACCGACTGTAGAAGATACAATCGCCATTCTGCGTGGTTTGCGTGACAAGTATGAGATTCATCACGGTGTAAAGATAAACGATGAAGCCCTTGTAGCCGCAGCAACGCTCAGCAACAGGTATATTACAAACAGGTTCCTTCCAGACAAGGCAATAGACCTTGTTGATGAAGCCGCCAGCCGCCTTAAGATGGAAATCGAAAGCCAGCCGGTTGAACTTGACCAGATTGAGCGCAAAATTCTTCAGCTTGCCATAGAAAAGCAGTCTCTTTCAAAGGAAGATGACCAGGCCAGCAAGGAAAGACTTGAAAAACTCGAAAAGGAACTTGCCGAATGCAAAACACGCCGCGACGCAATGAAACTCCAGTGGCAGAACGAAAAGCAGGTTATTGAAGGAAGCCGCAAGGTAAAAGAGGATCTAGAAAAAGCCCGCTTTGATGAAGAAAAATGCACTAGGGAAGGCAATCTCGAAAAAGCTGCCGAGCTCAAGTATTCTATAATTCCGGCTCTGGAGAAAAAACTTCAGGAAGAACAGAAGATGACAGAATCTTCTGCAAAGGACTCAATCAGTGATGAAAGAAAGAGCCTGCTCAGAAAGGAAGTTACCGAAGAGGATATTGCCCGCGTAATAAGTTCGTGGACGGGTATTCCTGTTGCAAAGATGATGACCAGCGAAAAGCAGAAGTATCTTCAACTCGAAGAAGTCCTGCACAGGCGCGTCATAGGACAGGAAGAAGCAGTTAAGGCTGTTGCAGATGCAATAAGAAGAAACCGCGCAGGACTCAGCGACCCCAACAGACCGCTCGGAAGTTTCCTGTTTATAGGACCGACCGGTGTAGGTAAGACAGAACTTGCCAAGACTCTCGCCGATTTTCTTTTTAACGACGAAAAGTCCCTTACCCGAATTGATATGAGCGAGTACATGGAAAAATTCAGTGTGAGCCGCCTTATCGGTGCACCGCCGGGATACGTTGGTTACGATGAAGGCGGACAGCTTACCGAAGCCGTAAGAAGGCGCCCTTACAGCGTTGTTCTTTTGGACGAGGTAGAAAAGGCCCATCCTGATGTATTCAATGTACTTCTGCAGGTTCTTGATGACGGAAGGCTCACTGACGGACAGGGGCGCGTGGTCGACTTCAAGAACACGATAATCATTATGACAAGCAACCTTGGATCTGATCTTATTCTTGAGGCAAAAACACCTGAAGAAAAGAAAGCTCTTGGTGTAAAACTTGATGCCCTCTTGAAGCAGACATTCCGCCCTGAATTCCTTAACAGGATTGATGAAACCGTTATGTTCAATTCGTTGGGCCAGGACAATATACGCGGAATTGTACGCATCCAGCTCGAAAGGGTTGCTTCAAGGCTTTCGGAACGCAGGATTACACTCAAATTCGATGATTCTGCCGTTGATTTTATTGCCGAAAAGGGCTTCGATCCTGCCTTTGGTGCAAGACCTGTAAAGCGAGCCATTCAGAATTATGTAGAGAATTCTCTTGCCAGGGAACTTCTTGAAGGAAAATTCCCTGAAGGTTCTGATATTACAGCGTATAGGACTTCTTCCGGTGAAGGACTGGAATTCAAAAGTGCTTGA
- the ribD gene encoding bifunctional diaminohydroxyphosphoribosylaminopyrimidine deaminase/5-amino-6-(5-phosphoribosylamino)uracil reductase RibD: MKNSFISNNKDVLLMRKAIQLALLGGGHVHPNPLVGAVIARNGEFLAGGYHHEYGGLHAERDALKNAADSNTDVKGADMYVTLEPCCHTGKQPPCTQAIIASGIKRVIVGSRDPNPLVSGKGFLELQKAGIIVERDFLRDECDSINKIFFHYITKKTPYVIVKYAVSADGRTCADSGDSKWITGPCAREYVHRMRSGVAAVMTGSATVAADNPLLTCRLEPSEKFIPHNPVRIVCDTNLSVSPDCALMKTAREVPVIIACSKHSFSKNQDKAAVLKDLGAKILCVQEYGGHLSMPSLLCELGKEGIDSILVESGGTLSGSLFFSPCGCLVNEVCCFIGSKILGGHLAHGPVGGDGCSKVSESISLSKPSVRVFGSDVLLSYSVTGNGEEQCSQE, translated from the coding sequence GTGAAAAATAGTTTTATATCAAACAATAAAGATGTTCTCCTCATGAGAAAAGCCATTCAGCTGGCTCTTCTTGGAGGGGGACATGTTCATCCCAATCCTCTGGTCGGGGCCGTTATTGCACGTAACGGGGAATTTCTGGCCGGAGGTTACCATCACGAATACGGCGGTCTTCATGCCGAACGTGACGCTTTGAAAAATGCCGCGGATTCCAATACCGATGTTAAAGGCGCAGACATGTATGTTACGCTTGAACCCTGCTGTCATACAGGAAAGCAGCCTCCCTGTACGCAGGCGATAATTGCTTCCGGAATAAAGCGCGTTATTGTTGGAAGCCGTGATCCCAATCCTCTTGTAAGCGGCAAAGGTTTTCTTGAACTTCAAAAAGCTGGAATTATTGTAGAAAGAGATTTTCTTCGTGATGAGTGCGATTCAATAAATAAAATTTTCTTCCATTATATTACAAAAAAAACACCTTATGTAATTGTAAAATATGCAGTTTCTGCCGACGGCCGTACCTGCGCAGATTCGGGTGACAGCAAGTGGATAACAGGTCCTTGTGCCAGGGAATATGTGCACAGAATGCGTTCCGGTGTTGCTGCAGTTATGACAGGCAGTGCAACGGTTGCAGCCGACAATCCGCTTCTTACATGCCGTCTTGAACCGTCAGAGAAATTCATTCCGCATAATCCCGTAAGAATTGTATGCGACACAAATCTTTCTGTTTCTCCTGACTGCGCACTTATGAAAACTGCGCGGGAAGTTCCTGTAATTATTGCCTGTTCCAAACACAGTTTTTCAAAAAATCAAGATAAAGCGGCCGTTTTAAAAGATCTGGGCGCAAAAATACTTTGTGTACAAGAATACGGCGGCCACCTTTCAATGCCGTCACTGCTTTGTGAACTGGGCAAAGAAGGTATAGACAGCATTCTTGTAGAGTCTGGCGGTACTTTAAGCGGTTCGCTGTTTTTTTCACCATGCGGATGCCTTGTAAATGAAGTCTGCTGCTTTATTGGTTCAAAAATTCTTGGCGGGCACCTTGCGCACGGGCCTGTAGGAGGGGACGGCTGCAGTAAAGTTTCAGAAAGCATAAGTTTGTCAAAGCCGTCTGTCCGTGTGTTCGGCAGCGATGTTCTTTTAAGTTACAGCGTAACGGGTAACGGGGAGGAGCAGTGTTCACAGGAATAG
- a CDS encoding riboflavin synthase, with translation MFTGIVESTGTIACVKRRSGFFTLGIKCSFFDSLSLGESVAVNGVCLTVSELSGGTFFADVTPETFSKTSFSILAATSRVNLERAMSASGRFGGHIVTGHIDGTARVVSVKNDGNSVLFAVCVPDKLSRYIVNKGSLCIDGTSLTVASVSEHSGPCVVTVSVIPHTWANTVLCERKPGSIVNIECDIIGKYVEKLVSLSPGQNSSVMESLRDSFVSYH, from the coding sequence GTGTTCACAGGAATAGTAGAATCGACGGGAACAATAGCGTGTGTAAAGCGCAGAAGCGGGTTTTTTACACTCGGAATAAAATGCAGCTTTTTTGACAGTCTGTCACTTGGCGAAAGTGTTGCCGTAAACGGTGTATGCCTTACAGTTTCAGAATTGTCGGGCGGAACTTTCTTTGCCGACGTAACACCGGAAACTTTTTCCAAAACATCATTTTCCATTCTTGCAGCCACAAGCCGCGTAAATCTGGAGCGGGCCATGAGTGCTTCGGGAAGATTCGGCGGGCACATTGTTACGGGCCACATAGACGGAACTGCACGCGTCGTTTCTGTAAAAAATGACGGAAACTCTGTTTTGTTTGCCGTTTGTGTTCCGGATAAGCTTTCGCGCTATATTGTAAACAAAGGTTCACTCTGCATTGATGGAACAAGCCTTACAGTTGCATCTGTAAGTGAACATTCCGGACCGTGTGTGGTGACCGTGTCCGTAATTCCGCATACCTGGGCAAATACCGTCCTTTGCGAAAGAAAACCGGGTTCTATAGTGAACATAGAATGTGACATTATAGGCAAATATGTAGAAAAACTTGTTTCACTCTCTCCGGGGCAGAATTCTTCTGTCATGGAAAGTCTCAGGGACAGTTTTGTTTCGTATCACTGA
- a CDS encoding bifunctional 3,4-dihydroxy-2-butanone-4-phosphate synthase/GTP cyclohydrolase II: MNSIYEKAFHRVEQALEDLKQGKIIMVTDDDSRENEGDLIVAAEFATAQNVNFMAVNARGLICMPLPLSRAKELGLSPMVADNTDNHETAFTVSIDHVSTGTGISAFDRSVTAMALADKNTRAADFRRPGHMFPLTARKNGVLERRGHTEATVDFCTLAGLSGAGLCCEIMSSDGTMARRPELESLASKWNMTLVTIEDLSLYRKAREMLVQKVAQASLPTKFGTFRITGYKDTVTNAEHAALVYGDLSSEKSVLCRIHSECLTGDCFSSLKCDCGEQLELAMKEIADSGCGVLIYLRQEGRGIGLLNKIRAYALQDEGFDTVDANTKLGFPEDSREYYAAAHILKDLGVKKIRLMTNNPLKVSGIESYGTVTVTERVPVQVKPCMQNIFYLQTKNKRMGHLLTNV; this comes from the coding sequence ATGAACAGCATTTATGAAAAAGCGTTCCACCGTGTTGAACAGGCCCTTGAAGATCTGAAGCAGGGCAAAATTATTATGGTAACCGACGATGACAGCCGCGAAAATGAAGGGGACCTTATTGTTGCCGCCGAATTTGCCACTGCGCAGAACGTTAACTTTATGGCGGTGAATGCACGCGGGCTTATATGCATGCCTCTTCCGCTTTCAAGGGCAAAGGAACTGGGCCTTTCACCGATGGTTGCAGACAATACAGACAATCACGAAACAGCATTTACGGTTTCCATAGACCATGTTTCTACAGGAACAGGAATAAGCGCCTTTGACAGGTCGGTTACAGCAATGGCTCTGGCAGATAAAAATACCCGCGCCGCTGATTTCAGAAGACCGGGTCATATGTTTCCGCTTACTGCAAGAAAAAACGGTGTACTCGAACGCCGCGGCCATACAGAAGCAACGGTTGACTTCTGTACACTTGCAGGACTTTCGGGCGCGGGACTTTGCTGTGAAATAATGTCCTCTGACGGAACCATGGCGCGCCGCCCGGAACTGGAGAGTCTTGCTTCAAAGTGGAACATGACACTTGTTACCATAGAAGATTTGTCCCTTTACAGAAAAGCGCGGGAAATGCTTGTACAAAAAGTAGCGCAGGCGTCTCTTCCCACAAAGTTTGGAACATTCAGAATTACAGGCTACAAAGATACAGTTACCAATGCCGAACACGCGGCTCTCGTTTACGGGGATTTGTCTTCGGAAAAATCAGTGCTTTGCCGCATACACAGCGAATGTCTTACAGGGGACTGCTTTTCTTCGTTAAAATGCGACTGCGGGGAACAGCTTGAACTTGCAATGAAAGAAATTGCAGATTCAGGCTGCGGGGTTTTGATTTATTTGAGGCAGGAAGGAAGGGGAATTGGCCTTTTGAACAAAATACGTGCCTATGCCCTGCAGGATGAAGGTTTTGACACGGTGGATGCAAATACAAAGCTTGGTTTTCCCGAAGATTCACGCGAATATTATGCCGCAGCCCATATTCTTAAAGACCTCGGTGTAAAAAAAATCCGCCTTATGACAAACAATCCGCTTAAAGTGAGCGGAATAGAATCTTACGGAACAGTGACTGTTACGGAACGGGTTCCTGTTCAGGTTAAGCCGTGTATGCAGAATATTTTCTATCTTCAGACAAAAAACAAAAGAATGGGACATCTTCTTACAAACGTGTAA
- the ribH gene encoding 6,7-dimethyl-8-ribityllumazine synthase, translating into MNIIEGKILSSVNGKKIRVGIVASRFNEFVVSKLVGGARDCLLRHDVDDENIDLCWVPGAFEIPLAAKKMAQSKKYDALICLGAVIRGATSHYDYVCAEVSKGIAQVELASEIPVMFGVLTTDTIEQAVERAGTKAGNKGYDCAMGALEMAGLVSKFGNQ; encoded by the coding sequence ATGAATATAATTGAAGGAAAAATTCTTTCATCTGTAAACGGAAAAAAAATCCGTGTGGGAATCGTAGCCTCAAGGTTCAACGAATTCGTAGTTTCAAAGCTTGTAGGAGGGGCAAGGGACTGTCTTTTGCGTCATGATGTAGATGATGAAAACATAGACCTGTGCTGGGTTCCTGGGGCATTTGAAATTCCGCTTGCTGCAAAAAAAATGGCACAGAGTAAAAAATACGATGCGCTTATCTGTCTGGGGGCTGTAATCCGCGGGGCAACCAGTCATTACGATTATGTCTGTGCCGAAGTTTCAAAAGGAATTGCCCAGGTTGAACTTGCGTCTGAAATTCCTGTAATGTTCGGCGTTCTTACTACAGATACAATAGAGCAGGCTGTTGAACGTGCAGGAACAAAAGCCGGTAACAAAGGTTATGACTGCGCAATGGGTGCCCTTGAAATGGCAGGTCTTGTGTCAAAGTTTGGCAATCAATAA
- a CDS encoding DUF5312 family protein yields the protein MGFTSESDNSNFESMSAKLSGEERRDLLNRVGATTSKEEENTLKKSTADRAYKNDGFTLMSSFSQEPLLVRILLWIKSILFDTDIENVYNSSMIRRTAAEIRREHPGLIDYKRKILTESFCDKIQELRSAQVFFRKYVVPLKKNAGNFYILLSSLVMSDFTEGIKKACDPFQYPADREPAPDTRSSLLSRLSKALDSIPPEKKSLMYGCARAAQWLRAFTVLPTDSLSNKFVTEDGVKHCGFVQARSDFSSFAQVLDIVPDISMEFLKALYLFSVRSTCDFTTASVELSDEEQNGFAKFYDRASASLSAVTCFVQEVPMASLAKVIFENFMYEPPVLGGGETWSVKFREKWKAMFDARWEQWTSCIKKDALRKKLAAYFELPEFPLFPVRPWENVWDGVVFAHPLTLGFLYFFMKRIFKKFMPYLRAVTLEGDFSVKDNNLEFTDTMSDMEKINFDTDSLINKLSSGGEYGSSLSGYSDLSTKTASSEKKVNAVIEEIENSAEYLIATFCKCCRSFESLLGGITGEKTSTCYGPLVNLSKIMGKDNAEFCDSITAYLRDVRYALDVIMDMELIEKSFVAE from the coding sequence ATGGGTTTTACATCAGAAAGTGACAATTCAAATTTTGAAAGCATGTCTGCGAAACTTTCCGGAGAGGAACGCCGCGACCTTTTGAACAGGGTAGGGGCAACAACTTCAAAGGAAGAAGAAAATACATTAAAAAAAAGTACGGCCGACCGTGCATACAAAAATGACGGTTTTACACTTATGAGCAGTTTTTCGCAGGAACCGCTGCTTGTAAGAATTCTACTTTGGATTAAATCAATTCTGTTCGACACCGATATAGAAAATGTATATAACAGTTCAATGATCCGCCGTACTGCAGCAGAAATCCGCAGGGAACACCCGGGACTCATTGACTATAAAAGAAAAATCCTGACAGAGTCTTTCTGTGACAAGATACAGGAGCTTCGTTCTGCCCAGGTTTTCTTCAGAAAATATGTTGTTCCGTTGAAAAAAAATGCAGGTAACTTTTATATTCTGCTTTCATCCCTTGTTATGAGTGATTTTACAGAAGGAATAAAAAAAGCGTGTGACCCGTTTCAGTATCCTGCAGACAGGGAACCGGCTCCGGACACGCGTTCGTCCCTTCTTTCGCGTCTGTCAAAGGCGCTGGATTCCATTCCGCCGGAAAAGAAATCACTTATGTACGGGTGTGCACGGGCAGCGCAGTGGTTGCGTGCGTTTACTGTTCTTCCGACAGATTCCCTTTCAAATAAGTTTGTAACAGAAGACGGTGTAAAACACTGCGGTTTTGTACAGGCCCGCTCAGATTTTTCGTCTTTTGCTCAGGTTCTGGATATTGTTCCTGATATTTCAATGGAATTCCTTAAGGCTCTCTACCTTTTTTCAGTTAGAAGTACCTGTGATTTTACGACGGCTTCAGTTGAACTTTCCGACGAAGAACAGAACGGTTTTGCCAAATTCTATGACCGCGCTTCGGCATCTCTTTCGGCAGTAACGTGTTTTGTACAGGAAGTTCCAATGGCTTCCCTTGCAAAAGTAATATTTGAAAACTTTATGTACGAACCTCCTGTCCTGGGCGGTGGAGAAACGTGGAGTGTCAAATTCCGTGAAAAATGGAAGGCTATGTTTGATGCAAGATGGGAACAGTGGACTTCATGCATAAAAAAGGATGCACTCAGAAAAAAGCTTGCCGCTTATTTTGAGCTTCCCGAGTTTCCTCTCTTTCCTGTGCGACCCTGGGAAAATGTCTGGGATGGCGTTGTTTTTGCACATCCACTTACTCTGGGTTTCCTTTATTTCTTTATGAAACGCATTTTCAAGAAGTTTATGCCTTATCTGAGAGCCGTTACCCTTGAAGGTGATTTTTCTGTAAAGGACAATAACCTCGAATTTACAGACACAATGTCCGACATGGAAAAAATAAATTTTGACACCGACTCCCTCATTAATAAACTTTCTTCTGGAGGGGAATACGGTTCGTCTCTTTCGGGATATTCCGATCTTTCTACAAAAACGGCTTCTTCAGAAAAAAAAGTGAATGCAGTTATAGAAGAAATTGAAAATTCCGCGGAATATCTGATTGCGACTTTCTGCAAGTGCTGCCGCAGTTTTGAAAGCCTTCTGGGTGGAATAACAGGTGAAAAGACCAGTACCTGTTATGGTCCTTTGGTAAACCTTTCAAAAATCATGGGCAAGGACAATGCAGAATTCTGCGATTCAATAACCGCTTACCTTAGGGACGTAAGATATGCCCTTGATGTCATAATGGATATGGAACTTATAGAAAAATCATTTGTCGCGGAGTAA
- a CDS encoding polyphenol oxidase family protein has product MLCSENTSVRFLSDRICGKFLFDGKVLENGPEWEMSLLSAGNMRFEWGMHNPAREKFLSENAGSSHKIAAVELIHSKTVYSVNSAQELNGLKGDGILTQNKALIPVVTVADCMPLFLCDPVRGVFGTLHSGWKGTGIVLEAVHTAVNVYGSSVKDICVVMGPHIHSCCYKVDDSRAALFSSEFGSESVATFSDGTKSLSLAAANLFLLRKAGVPDENICIRNECTCCDKRFGSFRRQTAGLPSDMPFCERKNYFTVQAAWTKWSD; this is encoded by the coding sequence TTGCTTTGTTCTGAAAACACTTCGGTTCGTTTTTTAAGTGACCGTATATGCGGAAAATTCCTCTTTGACGGAAAAGTTCTGGAAAATGGTCCTGAGTGGGAAATGAGTCTTCTTTCTGCCGGGAACATGAGGTTTGAGTGGGGAATGCACAATCCAGCAAGAGAAAAATTTCTTTCAGAAAATGCCGGCTCTTCGCATAAAATTGCTGCGGTTGAACTCATTCATTCAAAAACTGTATATTCTGTAAATTCTGCACAGGAACTCAACGGCCTTAAGGGAGACGGTATTCTTACCCAAAACAAAGCTCTCATTCCCGTTGTTACTGTTGCTGACTGTATGCCGCTTTTTTTGTGCGATCCTGTGCGCGGTGTTTTCGGCACGCTTCATTCAGGCTGGAAAGGAACCGGAATAGTTCTTGAAGCGGTACACACTGCTGTAAACGTATACGGTTCTTCTGTAAAAGATATCTGCGTTGTTATGGGACCCCATATTCACAGCTGCTGCTACAAAGTGGATGACAGTCGTGCAGCATTGTTTTCTTCTGAATTCGGCTCTGAAAGCGTGGCGACTTTCTCTGACGGAACAAAATCGCTTTCCCTTGCCGCGGCCAATCTTTTTCTTTTGCGTAAGGCTGGTGTTCCTGATGAAAATATATGCATAAGAAATGAATGTACCTGCTGCGACAAAAGATTCGGTTCATTCAGAAGACAGACGGCGGGACTTCCTTCTGACATGCCGTTTTGTGAACGCAAAAACTATTTTACTGTTCAGGCTGCGTGGACAAAGTGGTCTGACTGA
- a CDS encoding argininosuccinate synthase, with protein sequence MAVRIAKDAKTTKTTARAAKSKKDKVILAYSGGLDTTVIIPWLQENYDYDVIAVCIDVGQGDDWKSIKARALKTGAAACYVVDAREEYCKEYVWPAVKGGCVYEDEYLLGTSTARPLIGKILVEYARQEKAVAICHGATGKGNDQVRFELAMKAFAPDLKVIAAWRDPKWTLQSREDEVKYLEDRKIPVPVKKENSYSCDENIWHISHEGLELEETPNEPKWENMLKETKLPEQASEKGEYVTIEFVSGEAVSVNGKKMSPLEIMQELNKIAGRNGIGIVDLVENRVVGMKSRGVYETPGGTILMYAHEQLDHLCLDRDTYHFKQMISLRESELIYDGKWFTQLMEGIMAFQDKIEENVTGWVKLRLYKGTMRGAGSDSPYSLYNESIASFATGDLYDHKDADGFITLFGLPLKVRAMMEQKAGKGQAVPGSKRLKKRPTE encoded by the coding sequence ATGGCAGTAAGAATTGCAAAGGATGCAAAGACTACAAAGACAACAGCTCGGGCTGCTAAATCAAAGAAAGACAAGGTTATTCTTGCTTATTCCGGCGGACTTGATACTACGGTAATTATTCCGTGGCTTCAGGAAAATTATGACTATGATGTCATTGCAGTTTGTATTGACGTAGGTCAGGGCGATGACTGGAAGTCTATCAAGGCACGTGCTCTCAAAACCGGTGCTGCTGCATGTTATGTTGTAGATGCACGCGAAGAGTACTGCAAGGAATATGTTTGGCCGGCAGTAAAGGGCGGCTGTGTTTACGAGGATGAGTATCTTCTTGGAACATCCACGGCCCGTCCTCTTATTGGTAAAATTCTTGTTGAATATGCACGCCAGGAAAAGGCCGTTGCCATCTGTCACGGTGCTACAGGAAAGGGAAATGACCAGGTTCGTTTTGAGCTTGCAATGAAGGCATTTGCCCCTGATCTTAAGGTTATTGCAGCATGGCGTGACCCGAAGTGGACTCTCCAGAGCCGCGAAGACGAAGTAAAATATCTTGAAGACCGCAAAATTCCGGTTCCTGTAAAGAAAGAGAATTCTTATTCCTGCGACGAAAACATCTGGCACATAAGCCACGAAGGACTTGAACTCGAAGAGACACCCAACGAGCCAAAGTGGGAGAATATGCTTAAGGAAACAAAGCTTCCTGAGCAGGCTTCAGAAAAGGGCGAATACGTTACAATAGAATTTGTTTCAGGCGAAGCAGTTTCTGTTAACGGAAAGAAAATGTCTCCTCTCGAAATTATGCAGGAACTCAACAAGATTGCCGGCCGCAACGGAATCGGAATCGTTGATCTTGTAGAAAACCGTGTTGTAGGAATGAAGAGCCGCGGAGTTTACGAGACACCGGGCGGAACAATCCTTATGTACGCACACGAGCAGCTTGACCACCTTTGTCTTGACCGCGATACATATCACTTCAAGCAGATGATCAGCCTGCGTGAAAGCGAACTTATCTATGACGGAAAATGGTTCACTCAGCTTATGGAAGGAATTATGGCTTTCCAGGACAAGATTGAAGAGAACGTAACCGGATGGGTAAAACTCCGCCTTTACAAGGGAACAATGCGCGGTGCAGGAAGTGATTCTCCGTACAGCCTTTACAACGAAAGCATTGCAAGTTTTGCTACAGGTGATCTTTATGACCACAAGGATGCAGACGGCTTTATTACATTGTTTGGTCTTCCTCTCAAGGTTCGCGCAATGATGGAACAGAAGGCAGGAAAGGGCCAGGCTGTTCCCGGAAGCAAGCGCCTTAAGAAGCGCCCGACCGAGTGA